From the genome of Winogradskyella forsetii, one region includes:
- a CDS encoding bestrophin family protein, protein MYTRKVFKIKDMAKWTRFETFLFIAIITAVVALYYFFDLAWLKIPWTPLALIGTAVAFVIGFQNNSAYGRIWEARKIWGGITNTSRTFGMYVQDMVNNDYAAEKLPKDILQDEIKTLTYRHIAWMTALRHAMRVSKPWETVMKEKTNKEWSKKLSSPEWNSTVEDDMKPYLSKEDLEYVMSKNNKQTAVLYLQSHHLQRLKEKHMIWEFSFLELESVLQELFTLQGQSERIKNFPYPRQFASLNHYFMWIFVLLLPLAIVPQFAEIGHDISASHATIGALFIWLSIPFYVSVAWVFHTMERIGRTGENPFEGSANDVPISTMARGIEIDLRQNLGEALEDIPKQFPMIYDTQM, encoded by the coding sequence ATGTACACAAGAAAAGTTTTCAAAATAAAGGATATGGCAAAATGGACGCGTTTTGAGACCTTTTTGTTTATCGCCATTATAACAGCAGTGGTAGCCTTATACTATTTTTTTGATTTAGCATGGTTAAAGATTCCGTGGACTCCTTTAGCTTTAATTGGTACAGCTGTAGCTTTCGTTATTGGTTTTCAAAATAATTCTGCTTATGGTAGGATCTGGGAAGCACGGAAAATTTGGGGAGGCATTACAAATACATCGAGAACCTTTGGAATGTATGTTCAAGATATGGTAAACAATGACTATGCCGCAGAAAAACTACCTAAAGACATCCTACAAGACGAAATAAAAACACTGACTTACAGACACATTGCATGGATGACAGCCTTAAGGCATGCCATGCGCGTTTCTAAACCTTGGGAAACCGTGATGAAAGAAAAAACCAACAAGGAATGGAGTAAAAAATTGAGTTCACCAGAATGGAATTCCACAGTTGAAGACGATATGAAACCCTATCTTTCTAAAGAAGATTTAGAATACGTAATGAGCAAAAATAATAAGCAAACTGCCGTGCTTTATTTGCAGTCACATCATCTTCAAAGATTGAAAGAAAAGCATATGATCTGGGAATTTTCCTTTTTGGAATTAGAAAGTGTTTTACAGGAATTATTCACGCTACAAGGACAGTCAGAACGTATTAAGAATTTTCCGTATCCACGACAATTTGCGTCATTAAATCATTATTTCATGTGGATTTTCGTGTTGTTATTGCCATTGGCAATTGTACCGCAATTTGCTGAAATTGGACATGATATCAGTGCGTCCCATGCTACAATTGGCGCGCTTTTTATTTGGCTTTCAATTCCTTTTTATGTCAGTGTAGCTTGGGTTTTCCATACTATGGAGCGTATTGGTAGAACAGGCGAAAACCCGTTTGAAGGCTCGGCAAATGATGTTCCGATTTCTACTATGGCCCGTGGCATTGAAATTGATTTAAGACAAAATTTAGGGGAAGCATTGGAAGACATTCCAAAACAGTTTCCTATGATTTATGATACGCAGATGTAA
- a CDS encoding xanthine dehydrogenase family protein molybdopterin-binding subunit: MLDIFNIDKQQKGRIEGIAKVTGKAKYSAEYDIPNLAHGVLVGSTIASGTLVNLDIEEAKQVPGVIDVLSYWNKPKVAGLDDESKRKEAFPHHTFFHHNTIQYNDQPIALVVAETLEDATYAATLLKPEYAKNEFTVDFKTESKSFLVENTGQIRGKESLLNNADYSVEQDYTIAMEVHNPMEMHATIAQWENDGTLKLFDKSQGVNGVQGAIAGLFDMPQENIIVNSEYVGGGFGAGLRVWFNTVAAAMAAKQLQRPVKVVLTRPQMFTMVGYRPESWQRVKIGANADGKLLGINHQAKHNQSQSKSFGEGITGISRKVYAFEYLKTERARIPLHLSVPTWMRGPGDSTGTFAVESALDELCYKMDFDPVKLRLKNIAPQDMESGKPWSTHYLNECLERGAKEIGWENRPKQPKQLKDGDWYTGYGMAVGLWNAMRRGSGASIEMNSEGDIIVRTAMTDIGTGTGQAMVNMTHSFTGIPKDKIKIELGNSLHPKAVTQGGSWGLASLSGAIDAVCTALKQKLGSYAYGNSEITNMEAIKLTDMGIQTGANTDSFMSYADIFSKNALDKIYVEEYSSPGKKAEDFAFCSSAAHFYKVKVNTLTGKVKMERMVIVVDGGKIVNPKAAENQIIGAGVGGVGMALTEKQDIDFSTGRLVGNDFAGYHVPVNADMPMIEVSFIDKPDYNRNPIGAKGLGEVGLIGSAPAITNAIYNAIGKRFTSLPITPDKILVS; this comes from the coding sequence ATGCTAGATATTTTCAACATAGATAAACAGCAAAAAGGTCGTATAGAAGGTATTGCTAAGGTTACGGGAAAAGCAAAATATTCTGCTGAATATGATATTCCAAATTTAGCACATGGTGTTTTAGTTGGCAGTACAATTGCATCAGGAACTTTAGTAAATCTTGATATTGAAGAAGCCAAACAAGTCCCAGGAGTCATTGACGTACTATCATATTGGAACAAACCTAAAGTAGCGGGTTTAGATGATGAAAGTAAACGGAAAGAGGCTTTTCCGCATCACACCTTTTTTCATCATAACACGATACAATACAACGACCAGCCCATAGCTTTGGTTGTCGCCGAAACTCTAGAGGATGCGACCTATGCTGCCACATTGTTGAAACCAGAATATGCCAAAAATGAATTTACCGTTGACTTTAAAACTGAATCCAAGTCATTTCTTGTTGAAAATACAGGCCAAATCCGCGGTAAAGAATCCCTATTAAATAATGCTGACTATAGTGTTGAACAAGACTACACCATCGCCATGGAAGTCCATAATCCAATGGAAATGCATGCGACAATTGCCCAATGGGAAAATGATGGCACTTTAAAATTGTTTGATAAAAGTCAAGGCGTCAATGGTGTTCAAGGAGCAATTGCAGGTTTATTTGATATGCCGCAAGAAAATATCATCGTTAATAGTGAGTATGTTGGCGGTGGCTTTGGCGCAGGATTGCGTGTTTGGTTCAATACGGTTGCTGCTGCGATGGCAGCAAAGCAATTACAGCGTCCCGTGAAAGTGGTACTGACGCGTCCGCAAATGTTCACAATGGTTGGTTACCGTCCAGAATCGTGGCAACGGGTAAAAATTGGTGCCAATGCTGATGGTAAACTTTTAGGCATCAACCATCAAGCGAAACACAATCAATCGCAATCCAAAAGTTTTGGTGAAGGCATTACTGGGATTTCGAGAAAAGTATATGCTTTTGAATATTTAAAAACAGAGCGTGCTCGAATTCCGCTGCACCTATCGGTTCCAACTTGGATGCGCGGTCCTGGTGATTCCACTGGTACTTTTGCTGTGGAATCGGCTTTAGATGAGCTTTGTTACAAAATGGATTTCGACCCTGTTAAACTGCGTTTAAAAAATATTGCACCACAGGATATGGAATCCGGAAAACCATGGTCAACACATTATCTCAATGAATGTTTAGAGCGCGGCGCAAAAGAAATCGGTTGGGAAAATCGCCCAAAACAACCTAAACAATTAAAAGACGGAGATTGGTACACCGGTTATGGAATGGCGGTTGGACTTTGGAATGCTATGCGCAGAGGTTCTGGAGCATCTATAGAAATGAATTCTGAAGGCGATATTATTGTACGCACTGCAATGACCGATATTGGTACAGGAACAGGACAAGCTATGGTGAATATGACCCATAGTTTTACAGGAATCCCAAAAGATAAAATCAAAATTGAACTTGGAAATTCGCTACATCCAAAAGCTGTAACTCAAGGCGGAAGCTGGGGCTTGGCGTCACTTAGTGGTGCAATTGATGCTGTTTGTACTGCTCTTAAACAGAAATTAGGAAGTTATGCCTACGGTAATTCTGAAATTACAAATATGGAGGCTATAAAGCTGACAGATATGGGTATTCAAACTGGAGCAAACACTGATTCGTTTATGTCGTACGCAGATATTTTCAGTAAGAATGCGTTGGATAAAATTTATGTTGAAGAATATTCCAGTCCTGGCAAAAAAGCAGAAGATTTTGCGTTCTGTTCTTCAGCAGCACATTTCTATAAAGTAAAAGTCAATACACTTACAGGTAAGGTTAAAATGGAGCGCATGGTCATTGTGGTTGATGGTGGCAAAATAGTAAATCCCAAGGCTGCTGAAAATCAAATTATTGGTGCAGGCGTAGGAGGCGTCGGCATGGCACTTACCGAAAAACAAGACATCGATTTTTCCACTGGCCGATTAGTTGGCAACGACTTTGCTGGCTATCACGTTCCTGTTAACGCAGATATGCCAATGATTGAAGTATCTTTTATTGATAAACCTGATTACAACAGAAATCCAATTGGTGCCAAAGGCTTGGGCGAAGTAGGTCTTATTGGTTCTGCTCCTGCCATAACCAATGCAATTTATAATGCTATTGGTAAACGGTTTACCAGCTTACCTATAACTCCTGATAAGATTTTAGTTTCTTGA
- a CDS encoding FAD binding domain-containing protein gives MKPFKFHSPETATVAFQLAEKNSQYIAGGTNQVDLMKKHINEPNIVIDVKDALSNTIEIKKKGVHIGALATNSDVAENKSIKEDYPLIAQAILSGASPQIRNMATTGGNLLQRTRCPYFYDTAMPCNKRKPNSGCGALDGHQRMAGIVGTSENCVAVHPSDFCVALVALDAEVNIIKQDGTEDTIAFEDFHRLPGNQPQKDTNLPEQALIVSVFIPKKKFKNNVAYVKVRERDSYAFALVSAAAALELKNGQIKKARLASGGVAHKPWRWKTSERFLKGKQANRANFEEAARLAVAETQPLQNNTFKTALLQGAITEALLQCLSNSSTI, from the coding sequence ATGAAGCCATTTAAATTCCATAGTCCAGAAACTGCTACAGTTGCATTTCAACTTGCAGAAAAAAACAGTCAATATATTGCAGGTGGTACCAATCAAGTGGATTTGATGAAAAAACATATCAATGAACCCAACATAGTCATTGATGTAAAGGACGCATTATCCAATACTATTGAAATCAAAAAGAAAGGAGTTCATATTGGTGCATTGGCTACTAATAGCGATGTTGCTGAAAACAAAAGCATAAAGGAAGATTATCCCTTAATCGCTCAGGCGATTTTGTCTGGCGCTTCGCCACAGATACGAAATATGGCAACTACTGGAGGTAATCTCTTACAGCGGACGCGATGTCCTTATTTTTACGATACCGCCATGCCATGCAACAAACGAAAACCAAATAGTGGTTGTGGTGCTTTAGATGGACATCAACGTATGGCAGGAATTGTTGGTACTTCTGAAAATTGTGTTGCTGTACATCCTTCTGATTTTTGTGTGGCATTAGTGGCTTTGGATGCAGAAGTAAACATCATAAAACAAGACGGAACGGAAGACACTATAGCGTTCGAAGATTTTCACAGATTACCAGGAAACCAACCGCAAAAAGACACTAACTTACCAGAACAGGCCTTGATCGTCTCTGTTTTTATTCCAAAAAAAAAGTTTAAAAATAATGTGGCCTATGTAAAAGTAAGAGAGCGTGATTCGTATGCTTTCGCTTTAGTATCTGCAGCCGCAGCTTTAGAGTTGAAAAATGGACAAATCAAAAAAGCACGACTAGCCTCTGGAGGTGTGGCGCACAAACCTTGGCGTTGGAAAACCTCAGAACGTTTTTTAAAAGGCAAGCAAGCCAACCGAGCCAATTTTGAGGAAGCCGCGCGCTTAGCTGTTGCAGAAACACAACCCTTACAAAACAATACTTTTAAAACAGCCTTGCTGCAAGGCGCAATTACTGAAGCCTTACTCCAATGCCTTTCTAACTCATCCACAATTTAA
- a CDS encoding (2Fe-2S)-binding protein, translated as MNNQQDSTKTYSRRFFIKASSAFTALAFIPQTVKAFYHDVKETFFVKKEIIPLSLKINGKDYALNTDSRTTLLDLLRENLNLTGTKKGCDHGQCGACTVHVDGKRVLSCLTLSATLPNKEVTTIEGLANGDNLHPMQEAFLEHDGYQCGYCTSGQIMSAVACVNEGRTTSTEEIKEFMSGNICRCGAYNGITNAIKSVAK; from the coding sequence ATGAATAATCAACAAGATTCAACCAAAACATATAGCAGGCGCTTTTTCATTAAAGCATCATCAGCTTTTACGGCTTTAGCCTTCATACCACAAACGGTTAAAGCCTTTTACCATGATGTTAAGGAAACGTTTTTTGTTAAAAAAGAAATTATTCCGCTTTCACTCAAAATCAATGGAAAAGATTATGCTCTTAACACCGATAGTAGAACAACACTATTGGATTTACTACGTGAAAACCTCAACCTAACAGGAACAAAAAAAGGCTGTGATCATGGACAATGTGGTGCATGTACCGTTCATGTCGATGGGAAACGTGTTTTAAGTTGTCTTACCCTTTCAGCCACATTACCTAATAAAGAAGTGACCACCATTGAAGGCTTAGCAAATGGTGATAATTTACACCCCATGCAAGAGGCGTTTTTAGAACACGATGGCTATCAATGCGGTTACTGTACCTCTGGGCAGATTATGTCTGCCGTGGCTTGTGTAAACGAAGGTCGAACTACCTCAACCGAAGAAATAAAAGAATTTATGAGCGGCAATATTTGTAGATGTGGTGCCTATAACGGCATTACCAATGCCATAAAGAGCGTTGCCAAATGA
- a CDS encoding Crp/Fnr family transcriptional regulator, producing MKKINVKKGEILQSSGDLNSCVYQVVSGLLRSYTIDEKGRERIFMFAPENWTIADSQPKEKPCDLFIDALEDSVVVVLNKDIERESQNIAAFIKRIAVLQKRVIMLMSFSAIRKYEHFEETYPEIIQRVTQKMIASYLGITPEALSKVKNERQKNRNNNFIS from the coding sequence TTGAAGAAAATTAACGTCAAAAAAGGGGAAATTTTACAAAGCAGTGGAGACTTAAATAGCTGTGTCTATCAGGTTGTTTCTGGACTTTTAAGAAGCTACACAATTGACGAAAAAGGTAGGGAACGTATCTTTATGTTTGCACCAGAAAATTGGACAATAGCGGATAGTCAACCCAAGGAAAAACCTTGCGACTTATTCATTGATGCTTTAGAAGACTCGGTAGTCGTTGTTTTAAATAAAGATATTGAAAGAGAAAGTCAAAATATTGCTGCATTTATAAAACGTATCGCTGTATTGCAAAAAAGGGTTATTATGCTAATGAGTTTTTCTGCCATTAGAAAATATGAACACTTTGAAGAAACTTATCCCGAAATTATCCAAAGAGTTACTCAAAAAATGATTGCTTCTTATTTAGGAATCACACCAGAAGCATTAAGTAAGGTAAAAAATGAACGCCAAAAAAACAGAAATAACAATTTCATTTCTTAA
- a CDS encoding DUF6933 domain-containing protein — translation MRRTKIHTTKKLEKLVKKLIKTDQNTDCGILGKWNATVFYVDRKKCWLITNGLTKYNVILTDIKSSDLSKIEQIFKDALFGQLIYDGIMTDFENLDSIIGGIDFLPTNNDRSTTGFQNHSLESLDWWKSEFGNLENMPIKDLTNRLNTSPIHIGKGRKISDYTNSIDEMEKILNK, via the coding sequence TTGAGACGAACTAAAATACATACAACTAAAAAATTAGAAAAGTTAGTCAAGAAACTTATCAAGACTGACCAAAATACTGATTGCGGTATTCTTGGAAAATGGAATGCAACGGTATTTTATGTTGACCGAAAAAAATGCTGGCTAATTACAAACGGATTAACCAAATACAACGTCATTCTGACTGATATAAAATCATCTGACTTGAGCAAGATTGAACAAATTTTTAAAGATGCACTTTTCGGACAACTAATTTATGACGGAATAATGACGGATTTTGAAAACCTGGACTCAATTATTGGCGGCATAGATTTTCTACCAACTAATAATGACCGCAGCACAACTGGATTTCAAAATCATAGCCTGGAATCTCTAGATTGGTGGAAATCCGAATTTGGAAATTTAGAAAACATGCCAATAAAAGATTTGACAAACCGACTAAATACAAGTCCCATTCACATCGGAAAAGGAAGAAAAATTTCTGATTATACAAATTCGATTGACGAAATGGAAAAAATATTAAACAAATAA
- a CDS encoding DUF4738 domain-containing protein, translating to MKRLLILILTLSILSSCDRKKSEKSQFEFKPKMELKSETKPEPKKLDTTVVYWQTDFDTIRKNQEVKIGNEIHQLELKTYSLNDSSIVRINDLNKPIIYKDIYHDNVTEIILKKGNDVILISQVKKSIFKDSLDGDFLKYSVLRSVEYDFIRSNRLYFKADIDVPDTDWAIGSDFAIFYQTKKKGQIDFWNIKDIEL from the coding sequence ATGAAGCGACTTCTTATTTTAATATTAACACTTTCGATTTTATCGAGTTGCGACCGAAAAAAGTCGGAGAAATCGCAATTTGAATTTAAGCCAAAAATGGAATTAAAATCGGAAACGAAACCTGAACCTAAAAAACTGGACACAACTGTTGTTTATTGGCAAACGGATTTCGATACTATCCGAAAAAATCAAGAAGTAAAAATCGGAAATGAAATTCACCAACTTGAATTAAAAACATACTCGTTGAACGACAGCTCAATTGTCCGAATAAACGACTTGAATAAACCAATAATTTATAAAGACATATATCACGATAATGTAACTGAAATAATATTAAAAAAAGGAAACGATGTTATTCTTATATCTCAAGTGAAAAAATCGATATTTAAAGATAGTCTTGATGGCGATTTTTTAAAATATTCAGTATTGAGAAGCGTGGAATATGATTTCATACGCTCAAACAGACTTTATTTTAAAGCGGACATTGATGTGCCTGATACTGATTGGGCAATCGGAAGTGATTTTGCGATTTTTTATCAAACCAAGAAAAAAGGACAAATTGATTTTTGGAATATAAAAGACATCGAATTATAA